One window of Blastocatellia bacterium genomic DNA carries:
- a CDS encoding caspase family protein — protein sequence MRRTIFIITLGLTLFFTAVVASAQRPGKQKPRPQPADQPAKGAPAEAKPAPAKSAANDQWALLIGVSNYPGQIQKLTYASRDAHSIKDLLASSARLPEDHIRLLTDEGPADARATKQNILAAIDNLATRVQPNHQVIVFLAGHGIARGLGAQAKSYFLPADVDASSKESLERTGLDLEELSRRLGNLKASQFTIFIDACREDPFPGRGIKGNTMTDVMARGLRVTPSSAPTNGAPPTSVVFYACRVGERAFEDPKLEHGVFTYYILSGIRELAGRPDGRVEAGTLAVYLHDNVAKWSQDFQERAKYPAEQTPTMTATEVRGPIVIVKLATPTKDVQSPRSGTVTLMTSPAEAALTLNGQALGASPTQKELPPGEYTVRAEQQGFQPAETKITVVAGVQQEVTLTLKPAAASASYEKGVKFEADHLWPQAIAAYEMALREDAGSMAVYERLANAYLENARYRDAVDLLQTASDKLPNNALLLARRARALSRWASVEPTEDLSTNPRPSKAANQKDARKEAVKLAEQAAKIDPNSAAVNLALGYAYALDPKDQSKANAAFVRASTIAPEDAEAYYGVGYTYRLLKQYPQAIPQLKKALQLRPDYYDAHRELAYCYHATNDTDNAIREYNTATGYRSETSNSGEMAGNHLALSALYQEKGQQVGGSEGEQISAAGKGHESEARDYDPTLKAALRVLNESGLSYRMQSYLPSELRNVIDTKGVRVPIPGGNKIKIPFGKKP from the coding sequence ATGCGACGTACAATATTCATCATCACACTCGGATTGACGCTCTTTTTCACTGCGGTTGTGGCCAGCGCCCAGCGGCCGGGCAAACAAAAGCCGCGCCCGCAGCCCGCCGACCAGCCGGCGAAGGGCGCGCCGGCAGAAGCCAAACCCGCGCCCGCGAAGTCCGCCGCTAACGATCAATGGGCGCTGCTGATCGGCGTCAGCAACTATCCCGGCCAGATTCAAAAGCTGACCTACGCCAGCCGCGACGCGCACTCGATTAAGGACTTGCTTGCGAGCTCCGCCCGCTTGCCCGAAGATCACATTCGCCTGCTCACGGACGAAGGCCCCGCAGACGCCCGCGCCACCAAGCAGAACATTCTCGCGGCCATCGATAATCTGGCGACGCGCGTGCAGCCCAACCATCAGGTGATTGTCTTTCTGGCCGGCCACGGCATCGCCCGCGGCCTCGGCGCACAGGCCAAGAGCTACTTCCTGCCGGCCGACGTGGATGCGTCGTCGAAAGAGTCGCTTGAGCGCACAGGGCTTGATCTGGAAGAGCTGTCGCGGCGGCTCGGCAACCTGAAGGCTTCGCAGTTCACGATCTTCATAGACGCCTGCCGCGAAGACCCTTTCCCCGGTCGCGGCATCAAAGGCAACACCATGACCGACGTGATGGCGCGCGGCCTGCGCGTCACGCCATCGTCGGCACCGACGAACGGCGCGCCGCCGACTTCGGTGGTCTTTTACGCCTGTCGGGTTGGCGAGCGGGCTTTTGAAGACCCGAAGCTTGAGCACGGCGTTTTTACTTACTACATCCTCAGCGGCATTCGCGAGCTGGCCGGTCGCCCTGATGGCCGCGTCGAAGCGGGCACGCTGGCGGTTTACCTGCACGACAACGTGGCGAAGTGGAGTCAGGACTTTCAAGAGCGTGCCAAGTACCCGGCGGAGCAGACGCCGACCATGACGGCTACGGAAGTGCGCGGCCCCATCGTCATCGTCAAACTCGCAACGCCGACCAAAGATGTGCAGTCGCCGAGGAGCGGCACCGTCACGTTGATGACATCGCCCGCCGAAGCGGCCCTGACCCTGAACGGGCAGGCGCTTGGCGCGTCGCCGACGCAGAAAGAGCTGCCGCCGGGCGAATACACCGTGCGCGCCGAGCAGCAAGGCTTTCAGCCGGCGGAAACCAAAATCACCGTCGTTGCCGGCGTGCAGCAGGAAGTCACCCTGACCTTGAAGCCTGCCGCCGCAAGCGCCAGTTATGAAAAAGGCGTGAAGTTTGAAGCCGATCACCTGTGGCCGCAAGCCATCGCCGCTTACGAGATGGCTTTGCGCGAAGACGCCGGCTCGATGGCCGTCTACGAGCGGCTGGCGAATGCTTACCTCGAGAACGCGCGTTATCGCGATGCGGTTGATCTGTTGCAGACGGCCAGCGACAAGCTGCCGAACAACGCGCTGCTGCTGGCGCGGCGGGCGCGCGCCCTGAGCCGCTGGGCTAGTGTCGAGCCGACCGAAGACCTTTCAACGAACCCGCGCCCGTCGAAAGCCGCCAATCAAAAAGACGCCCGCAAAGAAGCGGTGAAGCTGGCCGAGCAAGCGGCGAAGATTGATCCCAACTCGGCGGCGGTGAATCTGGCGTTAGGTTATGCCTACGCGCTCGATCCGAAAGATCAGTCGAAAGCGAACGCCGCTTTCGTGCGCGCTTCGACAATCGCCCCCGAAGATGCCGAAGCTTACTATGGCGTCGGCTACACCTACCGCTTGTTGAAGCAGTACCCGCAGGCGATCCCGCAGTTGAAGAAGGCGCTACAGCTCAGGCCCGATTATTACGACGCGCACCGCGAGCTGGCTTACTGCTATCACGCGACCAACGACACGGACAACGCCATCCGCGAGTACAACACGGCGACCGGTTATCGCAGCGAGACGAGTAATTCGGGCGAGATGGCGGGCAATCACCTGGCGCTGTCGGCCTTGTATCAGGAGAAAGGCCAGCAGGTCGGCGGCAGCGAAGGCGAGCAGATTTCCGCGGCGGGCAAGGGCCACGAGAGCGAGGCGCGCGATTACGACCCGACGTTGAAAGCCGCCCTGCGCGTGCTGAACGAGAGCGGCCTGTCGTACCGCATGCAGAGTTACCTGCCGTCCGAGCTGCGCAACGTGATCGATACCAAAGGCGTGCGCGTGCCGATTCCCGGCGGCAACAAGATCAAGATTCCCTTCGGCAAAAAGCCATAA
- the waaF gene encoding lipopolysaccharide heptosyltransferase II — protein sequence MNEQQRHPTPDTRHQTPAKLMIRVPNWVGDAVMALPALGELRRIFSEARIVLVANPRVAGLFEGEALADDLITVTEARGPFEVTRQFFHEARRLRRERFDMAVLLPNSFSAAVAARAAGAKQIVGYATDTRRLLLTRAIGFEADFKRRHQVRYYLNIAAQVEQQMTGQSHVDLDAQPALRVGEAGRAHARQILETAGIDPTRRLIALNPGATNSRAKQWPPERFAATADQLNERDDFQTIIVGTAGDREAARAVALQMRSKVADLTGRTSLAELKAVLACAALVISNDTGAAHVAAALHVPTVTIFGPTEDFATRPLADLATVVRHPVECSPCMLRDCPIDHRCMTRVTVADVYQATQNLTDSIQANTRS from the coding sequence ATGAATGAACAGCAGCGACACCCGACACCCGACACCCGGCACCAGACACCCGCGAAGCTGATGATTCGCGTGCCCAACTGGGTCGGCGATGCGGTGATGGCGCTGCCGGCGCTCGGCGAGTTGCGGCGCATCTTTAGCGAAGCGCGCATCGTGCTGGTCGCCAATCCACGGGTCGCGGGATTGTTCGAGGGCGAAGCGCTTGCCGACGACTTGATCACGGTGACCGAGGCGCGTGGCCCGTTCGAGGTGACTCGGCAATTCTTCCACGAAGCCCGACGGCTGCGGCGCGAGCGATTTGATATGGCGGTGTTGCTGCCCAATTCGTTCAGCGCGGCGGTGGCGGCCCGCGCCGCCGGCGCAAAGCAGATTGTCGGCTATGCGACCGACACGCGCCGCTTACTGTTGACGCGGGCGATTGGCTTTGAAGCCGACTTCAAGCGCCGCCATCAGGTTCGCTATTATCTCAACATCGCCGCGCAAGTCGAACAACAGATGACCGGCCAGAGTCATGTTGATCTCGACGCGCAGCCCGCCTTGCGCGTCGGCGAAGCCGGGCGCGCGCATGCCCGACAGATTCTTGAAACCGCCGGGATCGATCCAACCCGGCGATTGATCGCGCTCAATCCCGGCGCCACCAACAGCCGCGCCAAGCAGTGGCCCCCGGAACGTTTCGCGGCGACCGCCGACCAGTTAAACGAGCGTGACGATTTTCAGACGATCATCGTCGGCACGGCGGGCGACCGCGAGGCGGCGCGGGCCGTCGCCCTTCAGATGCGCTCGAAAGTCGCTGACCTTACGGGCCGCACCAGTCTGGCCGAATTGAAAGCCGTGCTGGCCTGCGCGGCATTGGTCATCTCGAACGACACCGGCGCGGCGCACGTCGCGGCGGCGCTCCATGTGCCGACCGTCACCATCTTTGGGCCGACCGAAGATTTCGCCACGCGCCCGCTCGCCGACCTTGCCACAGTCGTTCGCCACCCGGTCGAATGCTCGCCCTGCATGCTGCGCGATTGCCCGATTGACCATCGCTGCATGACGCGCGTCACGGTCGCCGATGTTTATCAGGCGACGCAAAACTTAACCGATTCGATTCAGGCAAACACGCGGTCATAG
- a CDS encoding NDP-sugar synthase gives MQALILAGGKGTRLRPLTMHTPKPILPIANRPLLIYQLELLKRAEVRDVILSLSYQPQKIEDKLLDGTDHRVRISYTVEASPLGTAGAFRHAAGLISETTVVLNGDVLTDIDLNEVIQQHRERQATATIVLAPVPNPTEYGFVETDDAGRVRRFVEKPGPEEVTADTINAGIYVLEPRVLEYIPEGEPFMFEYDVFPKLLEAGEAFYSYIWRGYWRDVGTGPSYWQANMDVLDGKLKLIDRLPAVRGEKFDTTAEIDARSVVDPSCTLKPGVQVINSVVSRNCYIEERARIENSVIRGGTRIGPQATLSGALVGKGCHIGRAVMVEGHAALGDKSVITDYSQV, from the coding sequence ATGCAAGCATTGATACTGGCGGGCGGCAAAGGCACGCGCCTGCGCCCGCTGACCATGCATACGCCGAAGCCAATCCTTCCTATCGCCAATCGCCCGCTGCTGATCTATCAGCTAGAGCTGCTCAAGCGGGCCGAGGTGCGCGACGTCATCCTGTCGCTCTCCTATCAGCCGCAGAAGATTGAAGACAAGCTACTCGACGGCACAGACCATCGCGTCCGCATCAGCTACACGGTCGAAGCCTCGCCGCTCGGCACGGCGGGGGCGTTCCGCCATGCCGCCGGTCTCATCAGTGAAACCACGGTCGTTTTGAACGGCGATGTGCTGACCGATATCGATCTGAACGAAGTCATCCAACAGCACCGCGAGCGTCAGGCGACGGCCACTATTGTGCTCGCGCCGGTGCCGAACCCGACCGAATATGGCTTCGTCGAAACCGATGACGCGGGGCGCGTCCGGCGCTTTGTCGAAAAGCCGGGGCCTGAAGAAGTCACCGCCGACACGATCAACGCCGGCATCTACGTTCTGGAGCCGCGCGTCCTGGAGTACATTCCCGAAGGCGAGCCGTTTATGTTCGAGTACGACGTCTTCCCCAAGCTGCTTGAAGCCGGCGAAGCCTTTTACAGTTACATCTGGCGCGGCTACTGGCGCGATGTCGGCACGGGACCGAGTTATTGGCAGGCCAACATGGATGTGCTGGACGGCAAGCTGAAACTCATAGACAGGCTGCCTGCCGTGCGCGGCGAGAAGTTCGACACTACGGCAGAGATTGACGCGCGGTCGGTGGTTGACCCATCCTGCACGCTGAAACCCGGCGTGCAGGTCATCAACTCGGTGGTCAGCCGCAACTGCTATATCGAAGAGCGCGCCCGCATCGAGAATTCAGTTATCCGCGGCGGCACGCGCATCGGCCCGCAGGCAACACTGAGCGGCGCGCTCGTCGGCAAGGGCTGTCACATTGGTCGCGCCGTTATGGTCGAAGGCCATGCCGCGCTCGGCGATAAATCGGTCATCACGGATTACAGCCAGGTTTAG
- a CDS encoding acetyl-CoA C-acetyltransferase: protein MADAVILAGARTPVGKFMGALSGFSAVELGRLAARAAIERAGISPQIINEVIMGNVVQAGNGQNPARQVALGAGIPDAVGALTINKVCGSGLKAVMLAANGIKVGEIEAAVAGGMESMTNAPYLLKKARQGYRMGNGELIDSMIGDGLWCAFDDWHMGCTGEVVAERFNVTRAEQDEYALNSHRKAVAAIKEGRFDAEIVPVEIPQKKGQPLVVRADEGPREDTSLEALARLKPAFKPQGGTVTAGNAPGVNDGAAALVVTSDELARKLGRKPMARIVAQATSGVEPKLVMMAPITAIQLTLERAGWDLADVDLIELNEAFAVQAVAITRELGIDPARLNVNGGAVALGHPIGASGARILVTLLYEMQRRGARRGLAALCLGGGNAVAMAVER from the coding sequence ATGGCAGACGCAGTCATTTTGGCGGGCGCGCGCACGCCTGTCGGCAAATTCATGGGCGCGCTCTCAGGCTTCAGCGCCGTTGAGCTTGGACGGCTCGCGGCGCGCGCGGCTATCGAGCGCGCCGGCATCTCGCCGCAGATCATCAACGAAGTCATCATGGGCAACGTCGTGCAAGCCGGCAACGGTCAGAACCCTGCGCGACAGGTGGCGCTCGGCGCAGGCATCCCTGACGCGGTCGGCGCTCTGACGATCAACAAGGTCTGCGGCTCAGGGCTGAAGGCGGTGATGCTGGCGGCCAACGGCATCAAGGTCGGCGAGATCGAAGCGGCGGTCGCCGGCGGCATGGAATCGATGACCAACGCGCCTTACCTGTTGAAGAAAGCGCGGCAGGGCTATCGCATGGGCAACGGCGAGCTGATCGATTCGATGATCGGCGATGGCCTGTGGTGCGCGTTTGACGATTGGCATATGGGCTGCACCGGCGAAGTCGTCGCCGAACGCTTCAATGTGACGCGCGCCGAGCAGGACGAGTACGCCTTGAACTCGCACCGCAAGGCGGTGGCGGCGATCAAGGAAGGCCGCTTTGACGCCGAGATCGTCCCCGTCGAGATTCCGCAGAAGAAAGGCCAGCCGCTCGTGGTGCGCGCCGACGAAGGGCCGCGCGAAGACACGTCGCTCGAAGCCCTGGCGCGACTGAAGCCGGCGTTTAAGCCGCAAGGCGGCACGGTCACCGCCGGCAATGCGCCGGGCGTGAATGACGGCGCGGCGGCGCTCGTCGTCACTTCCGACGAGCTGGCGCGCAAGCTCGGTCGCAAGCCGATGGCGCGCATCGTCGCGCAGGCGACCAGCGGCGTTGAGCCGAAGCTGGTGATGATGGCCCCGATCACGGCGATTCAACTCACGCTGGAGCGCGCCGGCTGGGACCTGGCCGATGTCGATTTGATCGAGCTGAACGAAGCCTTCGCCGTGCAGGCGGTGGCGATCACACGCGAGCTGGGCATTGACCCGGCGCGCTTGAACGTCAACGGCGGCGCGGTGGCGCTTGGGCATCCGATTGGCGCGAGCGGCGCGCGCATCCTGGTGACACTGCTCTACGAGATGCAGCGGCGCGGCGCGCGGCGTGGGCTGGCGGCGCTCTGCCTGGGCGGCGGCAATGCGGTGGCGATGGCCGTCGAGCGATAA
- a CDS encoding DUF4062 domain-containing protein translates to MAEKTPTVAISVTPDLVEYRNLILILCQEMGLQPVVTDMFFAIEGTLSPVIDEADIYLGIIGREYGPVLGSSAISRVEMEYNQAARRGIPCFIFMMEEAA, encoded by the coding sequence ATGGCCGAAAAAACGCCCACCGTCGCCATCAGCGTCACCCCTGATCTTGTTGAATACCGTAACCTGATCCTGATCCTTTGCCAGGAGATGGGCTTGCAACCGGTGGTGACGGATATGTTTTTTGCGATAGAGGGCACCCTGTCGCCAGTGATCGACGAGGCCGATATTTATCTGGGCATCATTGGCCGGGAGTACGGCCCTGTGCTTGGGAGCTCTGCCATATCGCGCGTCGAGATGGAGTACAACCAGGCCGCCAGGCGCGGTATCCCTTGTTTCATTTTTATGATGGAGGAGGCAGCCTGA
- a CDS encoding P-loop NTPase fold protein: MPQDDSASRLQAFKARLRTEQQVRVFTGPEDLQAQVAATLEAHLKPASKGNQADPVNTTDYLLTGAAESGLSYAARFAEQITGNARSIDSVLLLAGFLVRVQMAGEPRNTSQFVLKYLRDHRHNPPTTETIPAGPIILLGLNSRYGISYVPTQDVGINWEPLLSDESRSVIAVAADYVKKTSASTHPLPNQVHTRHLIAALVAGAGSTGPFAVQALLAGLSYDLNDLRQKLCAFIESALFNDDREAWRQILLTSSESSSESLQDLPLAGYIADALENDDRTEIKDQLDITDEVNALCAVIMAENVKPPLSLGLFGDWGTGKSFFMNKMRKRIAELEAESARAVAEGKPTAFCSNVVQIPFNAWHYIDDNLWASLVSRIFDGLCDELTDVPTKPVVDREELFKRLQSSQEFLAEATRKKASAEAIKAKAESHLDKVKEEREQAKKKIAKEQAQFEQAKIDLAEVKEQHQQAKIDLAEVKEQQAKQDFSEVRPTDVLKSVLEDEGTRKKLTDAAKELGLPAAQENVGELIEVARNVRRLGGRLRVFGRWLIAGPNRTRRIIVVIALLVLPVLIVSGIDRLIASPQVQAVAKWLGLAVTALAEFLAWLKPWYAKAKKAMSKMNAAGKEAENLAAQQQKAQAEELTKKQKEQTDELAKKQKEQAEELAKRQQQVETLASQVDELRQEELAAQQAYELAEQEVARLQEEINEIQAGRRLRKFIRERVDSSDYRKYAGIISLIRNDFDKLSGLLREASDEKRGPGLPRIDRIILYIDDLDRCPADRVVEVLQAVHLLLAFPLFVVVVGVDSRWMLQALKKHYAEFLGYSGDESGFADGDMSSWTSTPHNYLEKIFQIPFTLRRMGPKGFEGLVQSLLPVRAQTPSQTHSGTSNPPPSPPSPGQEHQAAPPPPPLGQAPPPTPPQQPGQTPPPTPQRQQAQTPPPAPPASRINMMPPNLAIEPWELEDIQKLSSMISSPRAAKRFINIYRLIRASLKTRELAAFVGSNERRGEYQVVLILLSILTRFPNKASEIYVHLLKREATDWRQLLDDLKPRASGTSYENVVDATIDITEYPIWRTVYEGLTRISNLLNMHYPIERFAYWTPRVARFSFQSGRVIATFGEDSQNGQKTAAPA, from the coding sequence ATGCCACAAGATGATAGCGCGAGCAGGCTGCAAGCCTTCAAAGCGCGGCTCCGCACCGAGCAGCAAGTCCGGGTCTTTACGGGGCCTGAAGACCTGCAAGCACAGGTCGCCGCCACGCTCGAAGCCCATCTCAAGCCAGCCTCCAAAGGCAATCAGGCCGACCCGGTAAATACAACGGATTATCTGCTGACGGGCGCGGCGGAATCGGGCCTCAGCTATGCCGCGCGCTTCGCCGAGCAAATAACCGGCAATGCGCGCTCGATAGATTCCGTCCTGTTGTTGGCCGGGTTCCTGGTTCGTGTCCAAATGGCCGGCGAGCCGCGCAATACCTCGCAGTTCGTTCTAAAGTATTTGCGCGACCATCGCCACAATCCGCCGACCACGGAAACCATTCCAGCCGGCCCGATCATTTTACTGGGACTCAACTCGCGTTACGGGATCAGCTACGTGCCGACCCAGGACGTGGGGATAAACTGGGAACCGCTGCTTTCCGACGAATCGCGAAGCGTCATTGCCGTCGCCGCCGATTATGTAAAGAAGACCTCTGCCAGCACCCACCCGCTTCCAAATCAGGTGCATACGCGGCATCTGATAGCGGCGCTAGTCGCGGGCGCCGGCTCGACCGGCCCCTTTGCCGTGCAGGCGTTGTTGGCCGGGTTGTCTTATGATCTCAACGACCTGCGCCAGAAGCTCTGTGCTTTCATCGAATCGGCGTTGTTCAATGATGACCGTGAAGCCTGGCGGCAGATTTTGCTGACCTCGTCAGAGTCGTCGTCGGAGTCGTTACAGGATTTGCCGCTTGCCGGCTACATCGCCGACGCGCTTGAGAACGACGACCGCACCGAGATCAAAGATCAGCTCGATATTACCGACGAAGTCAACGCGCTGTGCGCCGTGATTATGGCCGAGAACGTGAAGCCGCCGTTGTCGCTCGGACTGTTCGGCGATTGGGGCACCGGCAAGAGCTTCTTCATGAATAAAATGCGCAAGCGGATCGCTGAGCTGGAAGCGGAATCGGCGCGCGCCGTCGCCGAAGGCAAGCCGACCGCCTTCTGTTCCAACGTCGTGCAGATTCCGTTCAACGCGTGGCACTACATCGATGACAATCTCTGGGCCAGCCTGGTTTCGCGAATCTTCGACGGGCTTTGCGACGAGCTGACGGACGTGCCGACAAAACCGGTAGTAGACCGCGAAGAGTTGTTTAAGCGATTGCAATCGTCTCAGGAGTTCCTCGCCGAAGCGACGCGCAAGAAGGCCAGCGCCGAAGCGATCAAGGCAAAAGCCGAAAGCCATCTCGATAAGGTGAAGGAGGAGCGCGAGCAGGCGAAAAAGAAAATCGCCAAGGAGCAAGCGCAATTTGAGCAAGCGAAAATCGATCTCGCGGAGGTGAAAGAACAGCATCAGCAAGCGAAAATCGATCTCGCGGAGGTAAAGGAGCAGCAAGCCAAACAAGACTTCTCTGAGGTGCGCCCAACCGACGTGCTGAAAAGCGTCCTGGAGGATGAAGGGACCAGGAAGAAATTGACCGATGCGGCCAAAGAACTGGGGCTGCCGGCGGCGCAGGAGAACGTCGGTGAGCTGATTGAAGTGGCCAGGAATGTGCGCCGCCTCGGCGGTCGCCTCCGGGTCTTTGGCCGATGGTTAATCGCCGGGCCGAATCGCACGCGAAGGATCATCGTGGTGATCGCCTTACTGGTGTTGCCGGTTCTGATTGTTTCGGGAATTGATCGGCTGATCGCTTCACCGCAGGTGCAGGCGGTGGCGAAATGGCTGGGGCTGGCGGTCACGGCGCTCGCCGAGTTCCTGGCCTGGCTCAAGCCCTGGTACGCCAAAGCCAAAAAGGCCATGTCGAAAATGAACGCGGCAGGTAAAGAGGCTGAGAATTTAGCTGCTCAACAGCAGAAGGCGCAAGCCGAGGAGCTTACCAAAAAGCAGAAGGAGCAAACCGACGAGCTCGCCAAGAAGCAGAAGGAGCAGGCCGAAGAACTCGCCAAACGACAGCAGCAGGTCGAAACGCTCGCCAGCCAGGTTGACGAGCTGCGCCAGGAAGAGCTGGCGGCGCAGCAAGCCTATGAACTGGCCGAGCAGGAGGTCGCCAGGCTGCAAGAGGAGATCAATGAGATTCAGGCCGGGCGGCGCTTGCGCAAATTCATTCGCGAGCGGGTTGATAGTTCAGATTATCGCAAGTATGCCGGAATCATCTCGCTGATTCGCAACGATTTTGATAAATTAAGCGGCCTGCTCAGAGAGGCCAGCGACGAAAAGCGCGGCCCCGGTCTGCCGCGCATTGATCGCATCATTCTCTACATCGATGACCTTGACCGCTGCCCGGCAGATCGCGTCGTCGAGGTTTTGCAAGCTGTCCATTTGCTGCTGGCCTTCCCGCTTTTCGTCGTGGTCGTCGGCGTCGACTCGCGCTGGATGCTGCAAGCGTTAAAGAAGCACTACGCGGAATTCCTCGGCTACAGCGGCGACGAATCCGGGTTTGCCGATGGCGACATGAGCAGTTGGACTTCGACGCCGCATAATTATCTGGAGAAGATTTTCCAGATTCCCTTCACCTTGCGACGCATGGGCCCGAAGGGGTTCGAGGGGCTGGTTCAAAGCCTGCTGCCGGTGCGGGCGCAAACCCCATCGCAAACGCACTCCGGTACATCCAATCCGCCGCCGTCGCCGCCATCACCGGGGCAGGAGCATCAGGCCGCACCGCCGCCGCCACCGCTAGGCCAGGCGCCGCCGCCCACGCCGCCGCAACAGCCAGGGCAAACACCGCCGCCCACGCCACAGCGGCAGCAAGCCCAAACGCCGCCGCCCGCGCCGCCCGCGAGTCGCATTAACATGATGCCGCCGAATCTCGCCATCGAGCCGTGGGAGCTGGAAGACATTCAGAAGCTCTCATCGATGATCTCATCACCGCGCGCCGCCAAACGCTTCATCAACATCTACAGGCTGATTCGCGCTTCGCTGAAAACGCGCGAGCTGGCCGCTTTCGTCGGCAGCAACGAGCGCCGCGGCGAGTATCAGGTGGTGCTGATTCTGCTTTCCATCCTGACGCGCTTCCCGAACAAGGCGAGCGAAATCTATGTCCATCTGCTCAAGCGTGAGGCGACGGATTGGCGGCAACTGCTCGATGACTTAAAGCCGCGCGCCAGCGGGACGAGCTACGAGAATGTCGTAGACGCAACGATAGACATTACGGAGTATCCGATCTGGCGGACGGTTTATGAAGGCTTGACCCGAATCAGCAACTTGCTCAACATGCATTACCCCATCGAGAGGTTTGCCTACTGGACGCCGCGCGTCGCGCGCTTCTCGTTCCAATCGGGCCGCGTGATCGCGACGTTTGGCGAGGATTCGCAGAACGGGCAGAAGACCGCCGCCCCGGCCTAG
- a CDS encoding antibiotic biosynthesis monooxygenase, whose amino-acid sequence MGDQDAAFSTPVDLPSDQPFSETAGDADPLLPQARNVFVALSQFTIANNMVAEVRQAFLNRPHLVDQAPGFLRMEVISPVESPEEIWLLTYWTDEANFRAWHHSHQYRESHGQIPKGLKLMPKSARLRFFERLCS is encoded by the coding sequence ATGGGCGATCAGGATGCCGCCTTCAGCACCCCGGTTGATCTTCCTTCAGATCAACCGTTTAGCGAAACCGCAGGTGATGCTGATCCGCTCTTGCCGCAGGCGCGAAACGTATTCGTTGCTCTGAGCCAATTTACAATCGCTAATAACATGGTGGCCGAGGTCAGGCAGGCTTTTCTTAATCGCCCGCATCTGGTTGACCAGGCGCCGGGCTTTTTGCGCATGGAAGTCATCTCGCCTGTGGAGTCGCCCGAAGAGATCTGGCTGCTGACGTACTGGACGGACGAAGCCAACTTTCGCGCCTGGCATCACAGCCACCAGTACCGCGAGTCGCACGGCCAGATTCCCAAGGGCTTGAAGCTGATGCCGAAAAGCGCCCGGCTGCGGTTCTTCGAGCGCCTCTGCTCATAA
- a CDS encoding cobalamin-dependent protein (Presence of a B(12) (cobalamin)-binding domain implies dependence on cobalamin itself, in one of its several forms, or in some unusual lineages, dependence on a cobalamin-like analog.) yields MQELPQETSRFIDGRSQALAEAMTARQYAVMPELAARYGEPGRAKCLQDALYHLSYLSQSIAAGRPALFADYVQWAKIMLAGRGIPAEDLATNLACMREALEQVLPPPMAALACGYVEAGEADLPHSASTAASFIADGAPLSDLARAYVSALLDGDRQRASRLILEAVAGGVSVRDVYLQVFQPSQYEIGRLWQMNTVNVAQEHYCTAATQLIMSQLYPYIFTNRKHGWRLVAACVGGDLHEIGVRMVSDLFEMDGWDTFYLGANMPAAGIIQTLAAQRADVLAISTTISTYVKNVTELISAVRHASETARVKILVGGYPFNIAADLWRQIGADGYAADAADAVAVANRMMNKERL; encoded by the coding sequence ATGCAGGAATTGCCACAAGAGACCAGCCGCTTCATTGACGGGCGCAGCCAGGCGCTGGCCGAAGCCATGACGGCGCGCCAGTATGCGGTGATGCCGGAGCTGGCCGCCCGCTACGGCGAGCCCGGACGCGCCAAGTGCCTACAGGACGCGCTCTATCATTTGTCGTATTTGTCGCAATCCATCGCCGCCGGGCGGCCCGCTTTGTTTGCTGACTATGTCCAGTGGGCCAAAATCATGCTTGCCGGGCGCGGCATTCCTGCCGAAGACCTCGCCACCAACCTCGCTTGTATGCGGGAGGCGCTCGAGCAAGTCTTGCCGCCACCTATGGCGGCGCTGGCCTGCGGCTACGTTGAAGCGGGCGAGGCGGATTTGCCGCACTCCGCTTCGACCGCCGCGTCGTTCATCGCTGACGGCGCACCCCTGAGCGATCTGGCGCGTGCTTATGTCAGCGCCTTGCTCGACGGCGACCGCCAGCGCGCCAGCCGGTTGATCCTCGAAGCCGTCGCCGGCGGCGTCAGCGTGCGCGATGTTTATCTACAGGTGTTCCAACCCTCGCAATATGAGATTGGGCGATTGTGGCAGATGAACACGGTCAACGTCGCGCAAGAGCATTATTGCACCGCCGCGACACAGCTCATCATGTCACAGCTTTATCCCTATATTTTTACGAACCGGAAGCACGGCTGGCGGCTGGTCGCCGCCTGCGTCGGCGGTGACCTGCACGAGATCGGCGTGCGCATGGTGAGTGACCTGTTCGAGATGGACGGCTGGGACACGTTTTATCTGGGCGCCAACATGCCCGCGGCGGGCATCATTCAGACGCTGGCGGCGCAGCGCGCCGACGTCCTTGCCATTTCGACGACGATCAGCACCTATGTAAAGAATGTTACCGAATTGATCAGCGCCGTGCGGCATGCGAGCGAAACCGCCCGCGTCAAGATTCTGGTCGGCGGCTATCCTTTCAACATCGCCGCCGACCTGTGGCGGCAGATTGGCGCAGACGGCTACGCGGCAGATGCCGCGGACGCGGTCGCAGTCGCCAACCGCATGATGAACAAGGAGCGTCTGTGA